The stretch of DNA AAGATTTATTGATTCATTCAGATTTATGGCTAGTTCAATTGATACATTagcaaaaaatttagaaaatagtaagaaaaaaatttccagaAGTTTTTGTATGAATAATGATGAGTTTGAATTGTTGACAAAAAAAGGTGTTTTCccttatgattatttaaataattgggataaatttaatgataagcAACTtccttcaaaaataaatttttattcaaaattgaatGATGAGAATATATCTGATGAATTATATAATCATGCAAGCAATGTATgggaaaaattcaatattcagACATTAGGTGAATATTCAGATTTATATTTACGTTCTGATATAATATTACTTGctgatatatttgaaaattttcgtgAAACTTGTCTTCAAGCATACAAATTAGATGCTCTACATTATTATACAGCTCCGGGATTAAGTTTCGATGCCATGTTAAAAATGACGAAATCTGAACTTGAATTGTTACCTGATCCTGatatggttttatttattgaaaaaggtATACGTGGCGGATTATCACAATGCTCAAATAGATATGGGAAAGCCAATAACAGATTTATGGAAGAATACGATCCGTCCAAACCAGAGtcttatttaatgtatttcgATGTTAACAATTTATACGGTGGGGCGATGTCACAAATGTTACCAACTCATGATTTTAAATGGGATAATGATTTTGATGAAACACTGATAACTTCAATTTCAGATGAATCGAGTATAGGTTACATATTTGAAGTTGATTTAGAATATCCATCATATCTGCATGAACAACATAAAGATTTACCATTAGCTCCAGTTCATGAAAAACCTCCATTACCTACtagtaaatgtaaaaaattattagctaCGTTAAatccaaaacaaaaatatgttGTTCATTATCAAAGTTTGAAACAATACTTATCTTTAggtatgaaattaataaaaatccatAGAGCTTTAAGATTTGAACAAAGTGCTTGGTTGAAACCATACATAAATTTGAATACTGAATTACGTCAACAAGCTAagaatgaatttgaaaaatcatttttcaaattaatgaataatgcAATCTATGGAAAAACAATGGAATGTGTAAGAAATCATAGAGAAATTAAATTGGTTAGCAAATATGAGGGACGATGGGGAGCTCGAAGTCTTATTTCAAAACCAAATTTCgcttcatcaaaaataattgatgatttagtAATTATAGAAATGAAACGTAGtagtatttatttcaataaaccTATTTACTTAGgattttgtattttagatatttcgaaaatttatatttatgatttccattataattatataaagaaaaaatttaatgaaaatgcaAAATATCTTTATGGTGATACAGATTCatgtatttatcaatttaccATACCTAATATTTATGATCATATTAAAGAAGATATTCATAAGTTTGATACATCTGATTATAAAGTAGATAATCAGTATGGTATACCTTTAGCGAATAAGAAAGTCGTTGGATTaatgaaagatgaaaataatggtAATATAATGACTGAATTTATAGGATTAAGGAGTAAGCTGTATAGTTATAAAGTAAGAATAGAATCAGAAGCAAGAGATAAAACTCATTCTAGAGCAAAAGGTGTTAAAAGAtcagcaatgaaaaaaattatatttgatgattataaaagaTGTCTTCAGAatgaaatagaaatatttcgaAAGCAAAATTTGATACGCTCTCATAATCAGCAATAAGCGTAACTTACAAAGAGGAAGTACTGATACATTACCATGGGGGTATATTCCACTAATCAACTTgtaactttatttaaatagaattagaaaataataaaaaaagttaaatcatatttttgttttgttttctttatttatcaatCCATTGGTTATGTGATTCATCAAAACCCAACCATTTGACATACATTTTATTGCCACgagtttttattactttttcaattaaaaatatatctgaaTGTTTTACTTTTAATAACTCTTCTTTATAGAAACAACCTTCTATtggattattttgataatcttTCAGTTTATAAGTTGGAGGtttcgatttatttatttttataattgtgaaAATCTCATTGGTCCAATTTGGAATATAacctttttcaaatatatgtttatatttgcTGATTCGAAcgttatcattaatattaaatttttgtaaattatgtgATGTTGATATGTTTTTTGATagtgatgaataaatatttttttttaatttctcggcattttttaaattaacatcttgaggtttcatttttattgttctatgctttgtattattatattcagaAATTAGttcagataaaatttttatccatGTATAATTTCCTTGAAAACTAAATTTCATccacatttttcttttaagtGTTCGATTAAATCTTTCACAAATCGATGCTTTTAAATGAGTATATGTTGAatacatttgaattttatatttcttcaaTAATGTTTTGAAAgtagaattataaaattctaatCCATTATCAACATGTAGTTTTTTAGGAACTCGTCCAccttttaatattgattccaTTGCACTGGAAACAtcttttccagttttattttttatcggaACAGCCCAcgcaaattttgaaaatatatcaatgacTGTCAATAGATATTTATATCCTTGATTTTCTTTCGAATATGGTATCATTTCAACTAAATCTGCTTGCCAAGTTTCATCAAAGTTTCTAATATCAACATGACGACGTTCAAAATTTCTTCGAGCTGGAGCATGTAACTCTTTAACTATATCCCATTTGAATTCACCCATTCTTTACTTGAAAACAGTCTTCAATGCACtaatcatataatatttttaatgaatgacTTGAGCCTCTCGTAgttcttcaataattgataaaatttcattatcatgACTTGGATTACCAGCTGATCTTGATGCAACCAATAATTGTAGTCTTTCAACAAGTTCATTCACATCATCCCAATgtacataattaaattttacattttgttttGGTGTTTGCATATACCTCGGTAAAAGACCTCTTCCTGATCTCAATGAGTctccaaataattttatccatCTTATATATTTCGTTGAATTGAGATTTCTGATAGCACTTCTTGGTTCATACAATTTTCGATGTGCGTTCGTTGCCagaactatttttttatagttttcaaTATCTGgactataaattttagtttcatcAGGTTGTTTTTTGAATAACAATTCTAAAATACCTAATGTAATAGGATATTCATGatcttttataattaaattgttttcttttacaaaTATTCTACTATTCCCAATTGAGTAAcctgattttaattttcttactCCATAACTTCGATCCCAATCAGatgtatttattgaattaaaatattcattaatagtAGGATCATTAAAGTTAAAATCTAAAGTTGAATTGCTAAtcgttttattttcattatcatcttcaATAGATTGGTTCACAACAGAGCTGTCTGATAATGATAATCGATTAAAGACATCATCATCACTCATTGAATCTAAATCTTCCGATATTAGATCATTTGTTTCATTTAACTTATCTGAAGGATTCAAttgcatcttttttttaacagtactttttgttttttttaaaggctTTAATGATGATGGTTTTGATGTTATTTCGATTGATTGTGGTGAACGCGTTGGTTTTGCTGATAACATCTGTTTAGATATTTGATTGAGAGGTTCTAACACAGGTTTAAAATGTTCATTTGTCATCTCATCTATATTGtctttttctaatttcaatagtttatgtttttttctaattacaTCTTGCACTTTTTCTATTTCGCTGAGTGAATTCACCTCAgccataatttttcttttacttaaTGACATGTTGTTCACATGAGATTCAACAATTAACtgaagataatttaattaattttttttcaaaataaaacaatcaaaattttttcgataaCGTCCATTGTGTAATTCACGATCTTTATCAATAGTGAGAAAACCATAATTATCATTCCAACAATCTAAACACATTTTTCTAAAGCTTTCATAAGTCATATCGGTGTtaacattatcattataaacatGCTTAAGATTCGTCTCATCTTGTTTAAACAAAACTAAAAAGTTGATGTTGTCACGAATGAGATGTTTTGGTATACGAGCATatgattgacataaataaaagcTGTCAACTTTTTTATGTCTACCCATACAAAAATATGCTTTGATGTTATCTTGCTTTTCAGTTGCTACATCATCAAATATGAAGATAGAATTCGGTTTTGCATCATCTACAGAAACAACTTGTTCATTATCAGAGAATGGTAAATAATTCATACCCTTTATAGGCTTTATTAATTCTTCTAAAAACTGATATTTTGGTTGATTCAACGATTttgaatatacataaatatttgaaaatcgTAATCCATTTGGATCGGTGATAAGACTCAAAAGAGCATTAGTTTTTCCACAATTCGAGGGACCAACAAAAACTCCTCTAATTGTATTTGGTAGCAAATCTCCATGACGTTTTGTTATTCCTTCACCTTTTTTCGTTgttaatatatcaaaatttttgacTGGTAATTTCTTTTGTTGTGTCTTAAACTCCATTGTATTTTGAACTGACTAAAAGTTATATATTCATCTGTTTTATACTATTTTCATCAGTttcaatttgatgatgatagaaCATTCATctcaaaagaaaaagaaaaaatctgggggtggtattttaaataaattgataaataaacttCCATTCGAATTACATCTCCCCGGATATTCATACTGTGGACCTGGTACGAAATTGGAAAAACGATTAGCTAGAGGTGATCCTGGAATCAATCCGCTAGATGTTGCTTGCAAAAGACACGATATTGCTTACACTCTAAATCGAAACAACATAAATTTGAGGAATAAAGCTGATGATATATTAGCAACAGAAGCGACGAAAAGAATTTTTGCGAAAGACTCTTCGTTAGGAGAGAGAGCTGCAGCTGCTTTCGTATCAAAAGCAATGCgtgttaaatcaaaatttggaATGGGTGTTTCACTGAAAAAGAGAAAACCATCAACTAAAAAAGGATCTTGTGTTAGAAGAAAAAAgtgttcaaaaagaaaaacaagaagtaaaaaaattaagaaagttccattcaataaaattgttcAAGCAGCAAAGAAAGCTATGAAATCTTCAGATGGATCATtaacatcaattaaatatgCTTTAAAAGGAGCTAGAGCAGCAGTGAAAAGTAATGGTGGAAAATCGAAAGTTATAATCCCAAGAATTTTACCACTAACTTCAACTGTTGAAAAAGTAGGTGGTGCTTTACCGCTTCTGATACCTATATTGTCAGCTGTTTCAGCATTAGGTGGTTTAGTTGGTGGAGCATCTGGGATTGTTAAAGCTGTTAATAGTGCAAACGCATCAAACAAACAGTTAGCTGAAAGTATTCGTCATAATAAAATGCTTGAGTCAATAGCAATTGGGAAAGGATTATATATGACACCCTATAAAAGAGGAATGGGTTTACATTTAAAtccaaaaaacttttaaagatGCTACCACATCATGCTTTATCTGATAATGATATAATGGAATGTGCAGtccaattaaaaatacctAACTTTCGTGGAGTATTCATGCGTAATGAAATGCCTAAAAAAGGACCATGGCGTGTTGAATGTGGAATTGTCAATCTAGATAATAAAGAGAATAATGGTACACACTGggttgcatataaaaaaatgaacatggatactgcaatttattttgatagtttTGGAAATCTACAACCTCCTTCAGATCTTGTCAGATATTTAAATGTTGGTAGCATCAAATTTAATCATCAACGTTTTCAAGATTGGAATACTTACAACTGTGGTCATTTATgtcttcaatttttattggagatgatataaaaactaatttattcaattttttagtatACAATTAACTTTCGTCATGTACAATACATTTACGTTAACTCTATCTGGGAATTCATCAATATTAGAGACACAATATTTTCCAGCAATTGAacttaaaagagaaaaaaactattatctaAGTCTTGCATCATTTTTAACATTCAAttcaattccaaatattgatgaagataTAAACAAAGTTTATTTGGGAGATAATGAAATCATAACAATTCCAACTGGAAGTTATGAACTTGAAGATATTGCGAGTGTTCTTCAAAACCACTCAATCGAATTGTGGGCTGGACAAAATACATTACGTAGTTATATCAAAAGTTCAAAGTATATAGATTTTAGATATCCCGATTCTATCGCTAGTATACTCGGTTTTACACCACGTGTATTGGAAGCAAATCATCTTTATGAGTCAGATCTGCCTGTTAATATCAATCGAATTAACGCATTACGAATTGAGTGTAATATTACAACAGGTGCAtacagtaataataaaaaagttcataCAATTCACACCTTTTTTCCTACAACACCACCAggctataaaattattgaagtgCCAACTAATCCAATATATTTACCGGTAACAGTGAAAACAATTGATtatcttcaaataaaaattgtagatCAAGACGGTAATCTTGTCAACTTTCGTGGTGAAACAATTACAGTAAGACTCCATATAAAGTCTGGATAATGGTGTtagtatttaataatgataataaaattaaaagaggaTTTGCATATAAAACGTCAGAATGGACTCCGCCAGTCACTCATCATCGAACGGTGAAGGAGTTAACACCTCAGAATATCAAATTCCTAAAAAGTCTTggattaaaagtaaaaaattttggaattGGAAGTGGAAATTTGATTGGGTAAACATTTCTTGTTTTAACTGTTCatataagtgaaaaaaaaaaaaaaaaaaaatggttgatgAAAGTGTATTAGCAATCAATTCATCGGTTCAGTTTGATGAAAGTATTTCACATTATGAAATTCACGCTCATCAACCTTATGGATcttcaagttttaataatagtgatgaaataaGAATCACTATTCAAAatcaagatttatttattcttccatcaaaaagttttttacatataaGTGGTaaactaagtaaaaaaaatactcaaacaGCTCCAACAAAAGTTAAATTAGTACACAATGCAATGTGTCATATGTTTGATGAAATTCGATATGAAATCAATGGTATAGaagttgataaatcaaaaaatgttGGTGTTACAAGtacaatcaaaaattatctttCAATTAATGCATCAACTAACTTGGAAAATGCTGGGTGGATGAGTATCGATGAAAATGTACAGTTGACGAACGATGATGGATATTTTGATGTATGTATACCATTGAAAATGCTTCTAGGATTCGctgaagattataaaaaaattattgtaaatgcaAAACATGAAATTATTCTGATACGTTCACGTAATGATATCAATTCAATAATTCCAAACGATGATACAGTTGTTGCTGAAGAACAAATTGACatcaatattatgaaaatagagTGGCTCATACCATATGTTATgttatcaaataaacaaaaaattgaaatgatgaaatatattcaaaaagatCCATTAATCTCTATAGGATTTCGATCATGGGAATTATATGAATATCCACTTTTACCAAGAACTAATAAACATATTTGGACTATAAAAACTGCATCCCAATTAGAAAAACCTCGATATGTTATCCTtgtttttcaaacaaatagaaaaaatcaatGGAATAAAAATGCTAACAACTTCGATCATTGTAATATTAGTGATGttaaattacatttgaatTCTCAAATTTATCCTTATGGAAATTTGAatcttgatataaataaaaatcagtttGCATTATTATATGAAATGTATGCAAATTTCAGTGAATCATACTATggaaatcaacaacaattttcaatttcaaaagaaatattCAAATCAAAATTACCTTTTATTGTGATTGATTGTAGCAGACAAAACGAAATGTTAAAAAGCGGACCAGTTGATGTGCGTTTAGAATTTGAATCAAAAGAAAACTTTCCTGCGGATACATCAGcgtattgtttaataattcatgATCGTATATTAGAATATAAACCGATTAGTggtattattagaaaattaatatgattaataattaaaaatgtaattggaagaataaataaaagaaaaaatacaacaaaaattaaaaacatatttttttattcataaaaatcagGATGATCTataatttcttcttcttcatcataatCTTCAACAACTCTCttattattcctttttttaaaactttcatcaaattttacacatttattatcatctcCTGAAACAGACATCCTCAGAATTCCTTTCTCAACTGCTTCTGAAAATTCTTCATAGTCTTTTTTCTCAGCTTTAAAATGTTCAACAAATCTCGATGGAAGAAAAACTTGAAcaactttatttaattcaactgTCACTCCTAATCCATATTTCGTATCCACTTGACGCACTTTCGTCACTTTGTAAACTTTTCCATTTTGTAGTTTCTTAATTGATAGATATTCTTTTgctttttccaattttttcaaattttccaaacccattttatctttataaaaaaatattaaaataagcaaattattaataaaagcaaataaaaataatattcaaatccaaattttcaatacttacATTTTATTCTAACCTCAAAATCAAGTGTTGTAAACGTTCAAGTTTTGACTATGCTAGAAAAGTCTTTTGCACCTCTATATATACTGAAAATGTTTCTCCCACCACATCTAACAACTTCCCTTTCCTAAAAATTTAGCCCCCTCTTTTTTCTATAAAGCCTTTCTATTCGTCAAAACTTTAAGAGAAGGGAAAGTTAAACAGGTTTTcattttaaggaattaatgatGGAAGGGATAACAACTTTATAATATTCTAAGAAAAGAGATTACAAGATTAACATATGTCTttaggatttaaaaaaaaattttgccaaaaaattttgtgaaaaaGAGATTAAGagattataatattaacatcTGTCTTCCAGAGtttgaagaaatatttaataaaagaatattGATTATCACGTTAACTGTTGAAATTGTTCAACAGGTTTCATCAGGTTGTGACATGTCTGAACCTGTTTTCCATACAAActtgcaaatattttatttcattagaTTTAGAATATatcaagtttatattttacttttcaattaaaaataaaaataataagacaaTGGagattttagaattaaaatgtttatttattcttattattatttttacatttatcacAATCTTTTACataggtataaaaaaaaattccagttATATCTCCAAATTCTTCCATTGGATGTTCCTTACACCTTTTCCACCCTGCaactatttgattttttttttgcttttctgATAATTTATCCCAAACTCCATCAATTTCTGATGatgcaaatttaattaatgccATTACAGGCAATTTACCAATATCTTTCGTTGAtaagttaaatatattatcaacagcacaaaataatattatagatTTACGAACATTTGGACGAAGAGAAAAATCTTTGATAAACCAATTTTTATAACGTTGCACGTTTTCATATGCACATATATAGTTTTTACACAGTGGATGTCCCAATGAATGTTTAATAACTGCTTGTGATTGCAGAATATGTAAATCAGGACAACCTAAGTCATCTAAGTTAATTATTGTTACTGGTTTATCTTGAAGTATTGATAATAACCAATTTTTTCTATCTAGTCCTTTCACAAAAatgtattcaattttttcacttAATTTTGCTATTAAAATGTTGTTTGCTTCATTAAAAATCTCATCACCACTCTCCCATGGTATtccatgataattttcttcagATTGTGTAATTGTCCGTTGATAATCTTCAagtaattgattttttgaaCATGGTGATTTGAAAACTATTACACTCACTATTCCAGTAGGATTAATTGGTTGAATTGCTAATtctttaattacaaataaaccTGTTGGTTTTTCAAAACCTTGAAAATCAACGAAtactgacatttttttttttttttcttatacacTTTCAACAACAGCAATCAAAAAGAACTGaagaaaaatagttaaaagCATACAGATTTTCTGATTATCCCCTCTCTTTTCCACTGATTTGCATGCCCcctttattcaatttaaacaacttttaatttttttattgtatctaatatatttaaacaagttTTTTCCAACTTTACTAAACGTGAATCTAAATTTTGAATGAGTTCTACATTTCGCATAGTAAGATCTTCaactttttgaatattaatcatgtgatttttttcatgttcaaGAGCATTAGAGTGTAATGTATTGATTATTATCTGATGATTCTCATTGCTTTCTTGTAATGCTGTAATTGCATGattaattgttcttttttcttctttaattatGTCATGAACGATTGTAATGGAAGCAGCATCATTCATTTCTTTAGGATAACCTATATTACATAGTCTTTTATTTTGAAGGTTAAACTCTCCATCTTCCGTTGTCATAAATCCTTCACCTGGTGGTCCACGAGGTCCAACAGAACCATTTCTAACCTTACTTTTTGTTAATTGATGACCGAACACATCAACGCTCATCGTGTTTCACTGTTAAATGACTACTAActaactttaaataaatataaaatgtaatttgtaTTGATGGTGGAAAGATAACAGCAGTGAAGTTGTAATCATAAGTTGCTGTGGTCAATTCACCatgaatacaaattttttttgtttctaatcaaaattcaaatcaaattCCACAGATTTTGATGAGTTTGCCTTTGGAATTGTAagttcttcatcatcattatattgatcatcaataaaatccTCTTCTTTTACCCtttcttcttcatttttttgttcaaatttgaactcatatgtatttt from Aphidius gifuensis isolate YNYX2018 linkage group LG4, ASM1490517v1, whole genome shotgun sequence encodes:
- the LOC122853841 gene encoding uncharacterized protein LOC122853841 translates to MNWNDLQTHMFIRTQYSNIYQQLLVSSDRTANEIIHRDIANIISELQSRLSTLQCRQLIVFNATIVHLTTILFKIRQLHHTIPSSLEGPASTSTRLSVSGGAIDRNNNSNNRGNSSYISMPKWILNTHAVVNIKNNDNKCFIWSVLAAIHKLHDNNGRVNSYYRYEKDLIVDGIDFPMSWKSIKLFEKINHLRINVYGIEVDDDDDDVEDLPNINGKRVVRNHERKKKFKNSHKIVPYYLNTECILKPIDHESKSMKTHEYQKHIPCSLGFYIKCSYNDSLSEFKFKRDVDCVEWFVDELFKTAKKVDNILSDIKPLRLTYDEECSFFAAKICHICEKRFVEENIKVRDHDHITGAYRGAAHQDCNINYQDSCVIPIVFHNLSGYDAHFIIKSLNTRFPGKIELLPLNKENYISFTKHVDNTKIKLRFIDSFRFMASSIDTLAKNLENSKKKISRSFCMNNDEFELLTKKGVFPYDYLNNWDKFNDKQLPSKINFYSKLNDENISDELYNHASNVWEKFNIQTLGEYSDLYLRSDIILLADIFENFRETCLQAYKLDALHYYTAPGLSFDAMLKMTKSELELLPDPDMVLFIEKGIRGGLSQCSNRYGKANNRFMEEYDPSKPESYLMYFDVNNLYGGAMSQMLPTHDFKWDNDFDETLITSISDESSIGYIFEVDLEYPSYLHEQHKDLPLAPVHEKPPLPTSKCKKLLATLNPKQKYVVHYQSLKQYLSLGMKLIKIHRALRFEQSAWLKPYINLNTELRQQAKNEFEKSFFKLMNNAIYGKTMECVRNHREIKLVSKYEGRWGARSLISKPNFASSKIIDDLKKFNENAKYLYGDTDSCIYQFTIPNIYDHIKEDIHKFDTSDYKVDNQYGIPLANKKVVGLMKDENNGNIMTEFIGLRSKLYSYKVRIESEARDKTHSRAKGVKRSAMKKIIFDDYKRCLQNEIEIFRKQNLIRSHNQQ
- the LOC122853842 gene encoding uncharacterized protein LOC122853842 — protein: MVDESVLAINSSVQFDESISHYEIHAHQPYGSSSFNNSDEIRITIQNQDLFILPSKSFLHISGKLSKKNTQTAPTKVKLVHNAMCHMFDEIRYEINGIEVDKSKNVGVTSTIKNYLSINASTNLENAGWMSIDENVQLTNDDGYFDVCIPLKMLLGFAEDYKKIIVNAKHEIILIRSRNDINSIIPNDDTVVAEEQIDINIMKIEWLIPYVMLSNKQKIEMMKYIQKDPLISIGFRSWELYEYPLLPRTNKHIWTIKTASQLEKPRYVILVFQTNRKNQWNKNANNFDHCNISDVKLHLNSQIYPYGNLNLDINKNQFALLYEMYANFSESYYGNQQQFSISKEIFKSKLPFIVIDCSRQNEMLKSGPVDVRLEFESKENFPADTSAYCLIIHDRILEYKPISGIIRKLI